From Nerophis lumbriciformis linkage group LG13, RoL_Nlum_v2.1, whole genome shotgun sequence, one genomic window encodes:
- the LOC133613268 gene encoding trace amine-associated receptor 13c-like, whose amino-acid sequence MMETEDQSELCFPQLSNISCKKPMSHWSGDILLTVLLSVICVFTVFLNLLVIISISHFRQLHTPTKLLLLSLAVSDLLVGLLVIPGEIYLRTSCWALGDVLCSLWSYMVFIVAFASVAHMVLISADRYVAICDPLHYNTRVTVGRIQFCVCLCWFSSFPYCGILLKEQLAHPAMYKSCHGECVIGFEYASGVVDIVVSFVLPLSIIVILYMRVFVVAVSQARAMRSHVASIKHHHSVTVRAKKSELKAARTLGVVILVFIMCLCPYYIFTLASDNKIISLLAHYAVYLFDFNSCLNPLIYTLFYPWFRKAARCVVTLRILKSGSRGDNIL is encoded by the exons ATGATGGAGACGGAGGACCAATCAGAGCTCTGCTTTCCACAACTAAGCAACATCTCCTGCAAGAAGCCCATGTCTCATTGGTCTGGTGATATACTTTTGACAGTTCTGCTGTCCGTTATCTGTGTCTTCACTGTGTTTCTCAACCTGCTGGTTATCATCTCAATCTcccatttcag GCAGCTCCACACTCCCACCAAactcctcctcctctctctcgCGGTCTCTGACTTGCTGGTGGGCCTCCTGGTGATTCCAGGTGAGATCTACCTGAGAACGTCCTGCTGGGCTCTGGGCGATGTTCTCTGTTCTCTGTGGAGCTACATGGTCTTCATAGTGGCGTTTGCTTCAGTGGCACACATGGTGCTGATATCAGCTGATCGTTATGTGGCCATTTGTGATCCTCTGCATTACAACACCAGGGTCACTGTGGGAAGAATTCAATTCTGTGTTTGTCTCTGTTGGTTCTCTTCCTTCCCCTACTGTGGCATCCTTTTGAAGGAACAGCTGGCTCACCCCGCCATGTACAAGTCATGCCACGGAGAGTGTGTCATTGGTTTTGAATATGCCTCAGGTGTTGTTGACATTGTTGTGAGCTTTGTCCTCCCTCTCAGCATCATCGTCATTCTGTACATGAGAGTGTTTGTGGTTGCAGTGTCTCAGGCGCGAGCCATGCGCTCTCATGTTGCATCCATCAAACACCATCATTCAGTCACTGTTAGGGCAAAGAAATCAGAGTTGAAGGCCGCCAGGACTCTTGGTGTCGTCATCCTTGTCTTCATCATGTGTTTATGTCCATATTACATTTTTACTCTGGCAAGTGACAACAAAATAATATCTTTATTGGCTCATTATGCTGTTTACTTATTTGACTTCAACTCATGTTTAAACCCGTTGATTTATACTTTGTTTTATCCCTGGTTTAGAAAAGCAGCTCGATGTGTTGTCACGCTGCGCATACTGAAGTCTGGCTCTAGGGGAGACAACATACTTTAG
- the LOC133613267 gene encoding trace amine-associated receptor 13c-like encodes MSPPVCFVRTLVRSDVLNLFFISRQLHTPTKLLLLSLAVSDLLVGLLVIPGEIYLRTSCWALGDVLCSLWSYMVFIVAFASVGHMVLISADRYVAICDPLHYNTRVTVGRVRFCVFLCWFSSFPYSGIILKEQLAHPAMYKSCHGECVIGFEYASGVVDIVVSFVLPLSTIVILYMRVFMVAVSQARAMRSHVTSIKHHHSVTVRAKKSELKAARTLGVVILVFIMCLCPYYIFTLASDNKIISLLAHYAVYLFDFNSCLNPLIYTLFYPWFRKAARCVVTLRILKSGSRGDNIL; translated from the coding sequence ATGTCTCCGCCTGTTTGTTTTGTCAGGACTCTAGTTAGGAGCGATGTTCTTAATTTGTTCTTCATCTCCAGGCAGCTCCACACTCCCACCAAactcctcctcctctctctcgCGGTCTCTGACTTGCTGGTGGGCCTCCTGGTGATTCCAGGTGAGATCTACCTGAGAACGTCCTGCTGGGCTCTGGGCGATGTTCTCTGTTCTCTGTGGAGCTACATGGTCTTCATAGTGGCGTTTGCTTCAGTGGGACACATGGTGCTGATATCAGCTGATCGTTATGTGGCCATTTGTGATCCTCTGCATTACAACACCAGGGTCACTGTGGGAAGAGTTCGATTCTGTGTTTTTCTCTGTTGGTTCTCTTCCTTCCCCTACTCTGGCATCATTTTGAAGGAACAGCTGGCTCACCCCGCCATGTACAAGTCATGCCACGGAGAGTGTGTCATTGGTTTTGAATATGCCTCAGGTGTTGTTGACATTGTTGTGAGCTTTGTCCTCCCTCTCAGCACCATCGTCATTCTGTACATGAGAGTGTTTATGGTTGCGGTGTCTCAGGCGCGAGCCATGCGCTCTCATGTTACATCCATCAAACACCATCATTCAGTCACTGTTAGGGCAAAGAAATCAGAGTTGAAGGCCGCCAGGACTCTTGGTGTCGTCATCCTTGTCTTCATCATGTGTTTATGTCCATATTACATTTTTACTCTGGCAAGTGACAACAAAATAATATCTTTATTGGCTCATTATGCTGTTTACTTATTTGACTTCAACTCGTGCTTGAACCCGTTAATTTATACCTTGTTTTATCCCTGGTTTAGAAAAGCAGCTCGATGTGTTGTCACGCTGCGCATACTGAAGTCTGGCTCTAGGGGAGACAACATACTTTAG